A segment of the Lolium perenne isolate Kyuss_39 chromosome 3, Kyuss_2.0, whole genome shotgun sequence genome:
agcgcttgttaggaccactggaaaaagctcgacatacctggccagaagaactaccaagtgtgttgtggagcatccgaacaacaccaaacacagcaacgcaggaaactccgtttttcctggttcatggagcagaggcagtactaccaatcgagatagagcacaactctccacgtgtcgctgaatatgatgaaaaaacgtcgagaagagcgctagaagacgacgtcgacgcacttgatgaagctcgagatgaagtattatctcgggtaaccaaatatcaacaggacttgaagaattaccacagtcgacgtttgcggccaagatcttttcaggtgggagacctagttcttcggctcacgcaaaaaagtcatgaaaaactcgagtcaccatggcttggcccttacattgtcacggaagtaattggaggaggagcatacagaataaaggacaagaagacaggggtggaggagccaaacccctggaacgtggcgcaacttaggcgtttctacgcctagagtcaaaatatagtctttgtaaagcttcaatgtactgaaacgcccgcgagttttcagacgcactcttttcctttttcggggcaccgagtggggccggagaaggtttttaatgaggcgggctcgcggtgctgcaatataataaagatagtgacaatataacttttcttctttatcgacatgaccaaagtcttcgctccgacgaatttcaatatagttcatcgacaaaaggaaaaacttgccttggtattcaaatacctcgtgagtcaacaaaaatacaaaatagtactcaataaaaagctcgggggctcatattcgccctaaatatataaatgccttggttcaaaacctcgcaagtatacaaatatagtaaagagtcaccgaaacactcgggggctaaacaaacagagaaatataatgattgctttacaatatagtcatggattacaaagaaaaatatctacaagaagaaaataactagtcttgattcaatatgtcatcaagagtaaccctgttttcctcaggagcagcaccaagaaaatcggcataatggccatcggcaaaaaagtcggcatccatccgaagtaggtcctcaatcatttcttcggctataggcgtaaccttcgtgttaatcctgtcaacaccaactctccgacgttttactttttggtgaaccttttcgacaacctgggtaaggtcaagcttcgagtggcagatctggagcatgataagagcaaatctggcgccagctaccagttgagctctgacaaaatcatggatactgcgagcatccctgaacctttccatcaagtcaggaagagtttttggctggacgttccgaggaaacatggagttgtaaaccatggacaaagtCTTGgtgcagaagtcaaggaaatcgcgagtttgagaggcgcgatcttggaatctgacaatttggcgggtcctctctggggtagcccaaaacaaagaaccatggtccagggaaagattaacaaggagggttgtcctagcatttaccctctcctcctcggcagcagcatcagtaaaggcacctatcaaaacaaagaagtggaaacctctaagaaacaatagcatgaagataaagaatatcagcggatgaaacaggcatacccgacatatctgcactggcttcattcattaattcgagcatgaaattttctcgagtagttgccttttcagcctcggaagcggcaatttccttagcagccacggcttcgtgagattgttgaagagcaattttttcggcttcagatgacttacgagattgctccatcatcacaagtgtttgcttcttcgcatgcgaagttgctgccgaagttcatccagttcttgcgacaaggtatcgtcgacaggtgcagtatcagcaaaagctctcctcgcacgagaagaaggcgatacattggaaggagcggaagttggagtatagttatcaaatatcaactgaaatttagacaagacaacatcaaatgacagatagagtttttcattaatttcttggaataattacaagggcactacagtggagctaaggaaatgaatgtcgccaaaacaactactttggcaacaaaagcaaaagaaacagaaaaagaaacaaggaggcatgcaactagacctccggcctcgaggagctaggagtcgaagctggcttgatccccagatacgccaagatcttcttcgtgttgggcttggctgccttgatcagcgacctccatctcgaatgctctacctggctggtgtcgccaaccttcatccaatcaagcgtctgttggctgtcagcaaccagggcaacagattctcgacaaagaaccttcatattctcccgacgcatcttcaatcccagtgtcttccgacgaattgaaaagcttggcaagggcaaggaaagtcgaaggttcctctttcttcgggaagaagtaggggaacaacgccgacaaactcgcactggcattggccacgccttcacgaatttcgcgcccatggaactccagaagagaaagtgcatcaaggagagggtcattgacgggattctccagatcaaaatcttggtttgtttgggctgccacacaaaacaaagaaccattagtcaaaaaccaagaaacaggaagtacaatagaaggggttgatgatattactcagcgtacgtcgactttgcgacttcgtacgcttgatgatctcttgttcacgcacagtttgtgcagttttctgctcatctaaggcagattcggcatctttgagccttctctgcagttcctcgacactagcagctttcaccttggcttcatcaacctcggccttggctttgctagcagcaagttcagctttcttgcgagccgcctcactttgctcgagtttttgagcaagtgcgtcgacacgttcgttggcctctgaaagtttttctgtcgagatatgaaaaagaaagaaaagaaagatcaaaaaatagcgacgagcaacaggaatagaaagtcagtgcaaaatagcaagtataaaagtcgttaccttcggctctggcggcatattcacggtacccaataaattgggacccgatgcggagaagatccttgatcataggctgttcagcgtgaacacagtaagagaaacatcggcatgaaaaagagaaaaggtgtggaaaaataaaataaggaaaatatagatgtcgacagacttacatcatctaagagcagagtcgacgaactgcccaactgaggggcagaatcaacaatcttttcaacccttgccctttttggtgaagggacacgggggcttgatggcggagtagtggtgacgacgtcttgttgaggaggcgacgtttcttctccttcaactagcgtgtctgaggcaagtacagtacgtgacgtgcttgttcgaggagccacgtcagtaactggtacttcttcctcctcatcactgattgatcaaaaaatcggcagtataaaaagcacgacaagataaatatttcgagtacaaaaatatagcgagataggtgacttacgagctgatgagggattcaacataaggatcgtaagctgccttcggattagaaggaccagctttttcagccttagaagtgccagaatcctcggcatcatgccttttccttttgttctttggggaaactgcaggaggaagggattgcgtcgattcactggcctcagattcaacttccttttcatgggaagccgcagatttgtgggaacccgcgacttcactttcaggaatagaagaacctggggtatcttcggcaacgatgccccgttcttcgacttctccatcctcaggaagaggaggaagggaagtcatagtaggatggttctgcaagaaaacagcgacaaaagaaaaattagagtgacacaaatacaatgagatgcaggggcAAATTCGTAACAAGATAGAAACTCGAGAaggcaaaatacctcggggagaggattggcggagctgtatggttccacgcgacaagcggaaggaataggatccttttttgccaagcgggaaactcttcggatcaacttctccaagtcctttgcagaaagatcgtcggagattctattggcgtcgttttcaccagaatacgtccagaggggatttttgcgagcctgaagaggctgcaccctaatcctaaggaagtaggcagtgatttgaacaccagacagttctttgcctcgagtgttttgcagctgatggatacgagacatgagtgcctctgtcgcctttttctcttcttcagaaacttcggcatcccaggagcggcggcgctggattctggcacttccgtcgaaaggaactatgttgtgttcaacggagttggcgctttcttcgtgaatgtagagccacttttgcgccatccttggacagaatcaggaaatttgacgtcgaaataatcgacatcagtacgaacacagataacaacgccacctatgttataagtgacgttgtgggagccattgcggcggaggcagaaaatgcgtttccacagaacccaattgggagggattccgaggaaacattcgcaaagcgtgatgaaaatagaaatgtgaaggatggaattaggggtcaactgatgcagttgaatcccataaacgaaaagaaggccgcggaggaaatcgtggattggggtcgaaaggccgcggattaagtgatcaacaaaactaacccgatactccattggaggcttggggtagctttcttcgctggggaagcggatggcgtcctccttcttcatgaggccaagcctcttcagcatgttggtgtcctggttggagattttggatctctcccactcaagatcctcggcagccatcttggattccggagtgctgtggcgagtgagtcgcgtgcgcggtggcatcaatggcaaTGGGCAGAGTAAGGTCTGTGAGTGCGGAAGCTTGGAGAGATTcgggcgcaggagaagttttgcgaaggggaacagatgagcggcgcaagcgaggggatgaacggaggttgaagaaaggtttatataagaatcgggtgaagcagcgtgccgttggatggagaaatcgtgtggtgagaatagatcttctagaaacaagggtaaaaaggtatttttactgagataggcgttaccgtacgtgcgccagaaaaagtggaggacgtgtgtcccccacttgcacgacgtgtcaacgtggtgggagcaatggacccacagggcagaaaaatcacgactactcgtcaaggatgaagtaaatttgattaagggaagaatgtcgacaagaaaaataaaaagaagattggcgacagcaagaattattcaatacttcgggagcttttgatcaaaaacaagtttttgcccaaacgctcgggggctacttcggacaAAAGTAAATTTccgagtatgacaaatatagaaattgcgggagcctacaaccaagcacaaagtccttggctgtagcctcgggggctactcccatcgggagcgctgttcgcgcacccgagagataaaaaaaaagagagagaagaagaaagagatcatattgggaagtaatgaaaatatagcgacaaggtggactaaaatgttgagcctacaaccaagcacaagttcttggttgtagcctcgggggctactcccatcgggaacgctgttcgcgtgcccgatgaaattaacaaaaatagaaaaacaagagagtatatttcgagttataattaactctacatatactcccatcgggagaacaatataagtcatatgtgactcgataaaatgtgccattccaacagccggaaaagcactcgacaatatattctcagaacgccgaagttgcgatcaatttctgaatgccgcaaatttgcgaaggtaagaccccagatccgttctgctgggcgtggcatcgccaaagactgcgctctgctacttttatccgtatcaacagatacgaagaaaaatcctaacggacgcgttaggtacccgataaatttgactgggactcgacagaatggtaagaccttaagcggcacctgtcgacgtttacaccagtatcccgagatcatgtccggggacgtgattttgaagtaggtttttgcggattgccactagagcagttaactagtacctgatccgtcagatgaactagccccaattaccagtatccctgtacaatatagaattttatgtgaagaaatataaaaggttaaagctttcgagtaaaaataaacaatggagattttccctgactctacgattcaagcaaaatctcgggggctactgacataggcatcccaaatgggcctgccgaagatggtacccggggtttactggaagcccaatacccgaagaataagaagattcgggagcccaagatttactaaggaaagatagagttgtaataggaagtgttgtttgtaatctggcgggatgagttagaaaccgtcccggactctgtaaacttgtatagcacgaatccctcggcttcacctcagatataaaggggagtcgagggacaaagaatcaatcgaatcattgtctgcaaactctagttttcatagtcgtcgagtacttttcggctgaaaccttcgagatctacttaccctctacttctaactaaaccctagcctacaatccataggcattgacaagtcaataccttgtcaacCAGGTTGAGCCGTATCATCCTCCCTCCCTTCAAAGGAAACCGTCCTCGGTTTCCAGTCATCTTCGTTAGCAGCGGCATCACTAATAGATTTTACATCAGAAAGACGAACGCCGGAAATAGCAGCAGTCTTGGCGTCTTCACTTGTAGATTGAACAAGCATATGAAGGAGTATAGCAGCTTCGACTTCCTTCTTTTTCGCCTCTTCATGCTCTCGGATTTTTGCTTCGGCCTCCTTCTTCATGGAGTTTTTCGAGATCTTTCTTTTTCTGCAGTCTATCTTTTCTCCAGGCCTTATATGTCATGGTATCCAAAGGCTGCAGATTGTACTCATGTTTTCCACAAGTTACAGTGTACCGATAATAATTACAATTGCTATCCAATGAGTATACTGCACCTTTCTCCTTTTCCCATGGTATGCCCATAAGCAAATGACATGAAACCATATGTACCGGAATCACGTCGCACCAGACCTCCATTGATAGTTTTCCCAATGAAAAATGGATTTTGGTTTGATGCGTAATGGTGAGATTTTTTCGACCCCAATGCAGCAAGTATGGGTGCGGATGTAACGTTATTGGCAGCTCTAACTTCTCCACCATCTCAAGACTAGCAGCGTTGATCAAACTCATATGATCAATCGTTAACGCACAAGCCCTTTCTTGCACTTTCACACGAGAATGGAATAGACTTTCAGagcatccttcttcttctcgctgaaAAGAATAGGATAGGACGGCCTTTTGGTCCATAGTTGCAGCAAATATCAGACAATCAAAATTGCAGTCGACCAAAGTTTCAGACCTTCAGAAGAAAAACTCCAAGCTGGAGCAAAAGGACCAAAAGTATCTGATTGAAACCGACTGTGTATGTTGTAGAACTTACAAATATCAATCTGCGTAGACCTACAGCAATAGAACTCCTTCACGGCAGCCTCCGCAGATCTAGAATTTCAGCAGATCTTCACGAACTGCAGATCGGCGGCTAAGCAAAAATAAATCTCTCAAACCGCCCCAACTTCAGAAAAAAAACAAGAGATCAAACACCAGTATGTTGGCAAATCGCATCCGGCAGCAACTTCACCAGCAGAACAAACTCAACAGATCGATCTCAACAACAAATTACGCCGTGAGAAACCCGacgaatctgataccaagatgatatggatcAATGTGATCCAAAGGGTTTTTGGCCCAATCTTTCACGGCGATCAGTAACGACAGCGATAAGTAACGCGGCTTACGATCTAGACGATGCAAACTCGCGTGAACAACAAGCAAACCCTTCTCGGCGAGAGGAATTACTTGGACGGTTCTAGATGAACCACGCAGCAATTAGAAGTGCGACACCTCCAATCCAACGCACGGGAACAACCTCGATGGGTCTCAACTGATACACACAGGGACTTTCACCCTGGTATGACGGCCGAAACACACACGTGTTTTATCTCATAAAATTCAACCTAAAAAATTACAATCGGTGGCTctatggctttatatatcagccgatCCTAATCTTGCGTACAAAATAAACCTGTTGCACAAACCGACAAGGAAATAAAAGCAAACTTGAACCTTCCTGGCTTAGTTAACGTGGATTCCATCTTCCTTGTGTTCTGCAGGTGGACCCCATCCAGATGATTTCAGGGAAAGCAATCTCCACGGCTGAAACTTCCAAATATGTGCAGCTTGTTCTGGTGGACGAGGATTCTCGAAATAATCGCCGATTTGAGCTCCCGTATTTGCACCAGAAAATATCTCCTCACGTATCTTAACTTTGCTCTGAACTGATATTTGTTTGGgctcatgcacatgcatgtttttATCTCCATGGCTTGGTGTATACGCACATGGAAACATACCATCAGCATTATTCCAAAATGCATAGGTGCCCATGTCTACTACCAGAGGATGCACGTATGTCATATGTACTGATTCATCTACACTGTCGTGCGGCAATTGCATATAGCTTGACTCAAGTTTCATGGGATCAGAAAGAATAATAGTACTACCACGTTGAGCCGtatcaacttgtttaaattatcttggtcaaacctaggatttcatgaagatacaaatgggtgggcacaatattcaaaaaaatcagaaaaatgaaaaaccaaatcacattgtcttcttatgtcatatctaagcattcatgttgataaacaaggtctagacatatatattcaaaccagaaaaatcatgtatatatctacccctaaaaccctaattaaactcagtcaatcatgaagagaagtggttttgggtttcaaacatggaaatttcaagaacctcccaaaagcttcattttagagtgactaagaaggatctaggcttacttattcgttttcacgtgttaaacttgtctaaatcttggtcaaacctaggatttgaccaagatatgattcaaatgcgcagaaaattaaaaaaaattagaaaaataaaaaaccaaagtacatagtcttcttatgtcatatagtaagcatattcaagttgataaacaaggtttggatatattcaaaccatacaaatcatgtacccctaaccctaaactttgtcttatgaagtcaagcatgaagagaagtggttttgggtttcaaacatggaaatttcaaaaacctcccaaaaacttcattttagagtgactgagaaggttacatgcttcccttttcattttcatgttttaaacttgtttaaatcttgctgatcaaacctaggatttgacaagattcaaatgggcttcaaaattcaaaaaaaatcagaaaaaaaaccaagcaatggttttcttatgtcatatagtaagcattaaagttgataaacaaggtctagacatattcaaaccagacaaatcatgtatatatctacccctaaaaccctaaactctgtcttatgaagtcaagcatgaagagaagtggttttgggtttcaaacatggaaatttcaagaacctcccaaaagcttcattttagagtgactaagaaggatccaggcttcccttttcattttcatgttttaaacttgtttaaattatcttggtcaaacctaggatttcatgaagatacaaatgggtgggcacaatattcaaaaaaatcagaaaaatgaaaaaccaaatcacatagtcttcttatgtcatatcgtaagcattcaagttgataaacagggtctagatatatccaaaccagacaaatcatgtatctataccccctaaccctatagtttgaggccatttggatgaggtcgaaaaaattcttggattagaatcgtgttgttcgaaccccgtagttggatttttttgaaccttgatctgtagtacagggcaaaaccctagtttaacctatttaattatagattcgtatatcgatttttctacc
Coding sequences within it:
- the LOC127338800 gene encoding uncharacterized protein; its protein translation is MAQKWLYIHEESANSVEHNIVPFDGSARIQRRRSWDAEVSEEEKKATEALMSRIHQLQNTRGKELSGVQITAYFLRIRVQPLQARKNPLWTYSGENDANRISDDLSAKDLEKLIRRVSRLAKKDPIPSACRVEPYSSANPLPENHPTMTSLPPLPEDGEVEERGIVAEDTPGSSIPESEVAGSHKSAASHEKEVESEASESTQSLPPAVSPKNKRKRHDAEDSGTSKAEKAGPSNPKAAYDPYVESLISSDEEEEVPVTDVAPRTSTSRTVLASDTLVEGEETSPPQQDVVTTTPPSSPRVPSPKRARVEKIVDSAPQLGSSSTLLLDDPMIKDLLRIGSQFIGYREYAARAEEKLSEANERVDALAQKLEQSEAARKKAELAASKAKAEVDEAKVKAASVEELQRRLKDAESALDEQKTAQTVREQEIIKRLFCTQD